Within Sphingobium sp. KCTC 72723, the genomic segment AGGGTGGCGCGGTCGAGAATGTCGTGCTGACGGCCTGCGCCGTCGTCATCGTGCTGGGCTATCTGCTCAACCCTGTGCTGGATCAGGCGAGCGCTGCGGCTGCGGCGTCGCTGTTCTGACCGAGATACGCTTCGTTGCGGAAACCGGATCGACCAATGCCGACATGCTGGCACTGGTCGATCAGGGGGTAGCGGAAGGCGCATGGTTGCGGGCAGGGCGGCAGACCGGGGGCAGGGGCCGGATGGGCCGTGCCTGGGAAAGCCCGGAAGGCAATCTCTATTGCTCCACACTGGTGCGATTGCGGCCTGCCGATCCGCTGGCGCATACGCTGGCGCTGGTCGCGGCCAATGCCGTCTATGCACTGGTCGCGCCGCTATGTAGCGGGCAGGCACGGATCAAATGGCCCAACGACATATTGGTCGATGGCGCGAAAATCGCGGGCATATTGCTCGAACGGGCGGGCGACGCGATCGTCATCGGTATCGGCATCAATGTGACGGGGCATCCGGTGGGGCTAGATCGTCCCGTGACGAGCCTAATAGCGCAGGGTGCGGCGGGCGCGGACGCACAGGCACTGCTTGAGCGACTGGCGACGTTGTTCGCGCATTGGTTTGCGATCTGGCGGGCGCAGGGGCTGGACCCGGTGCGCACGCACTGGCTGCTCAACGCCCATCCCACCGGCACGCCGATGCGCGTCGTCCAGCCTGACGGTAGCACGGTAGAAGGCGCATTCGATACGATCGACCGACAGGGCATGTTGATCCTGCGCTTGGCGAATGGGGATAGTCGTGCCATTCACGCGGGCGACATCCTGCTTATCTAACCTTTCGAGGGATCGGCCAATGCTTCTCGCGATCGACGCGGGCAATACCAATGTGGTTTTCGCGCTGCTCGACGGCCGGGACATCCGTGCGCGCTGGCGCATCGCGACCGATCCGCGCCGCACGGCGGACGAATATGCCGTCTGGCTGAACCAGTTGCTGATGCTGGAAGGCTTTAAGCTCGCCGATGTCGACGCAGTCATCATCGCGACGGTGGTGCCGCGCGCGCTGCATAATTTGCAGGTGCTGGCGGAAAAATATTTCAAGACGAGCGCGCTGGTCGCCGGGCAGGCGCCAGTCGAATGGGGCATCGAACTGGACGTGGCGGAGCCGGGGTCGGTCGGGGCCGACCGGGTTGTAAATGTCATCGCTGCGCACCATCTTTATGCAGGCGACCTGATCGTCATC encodes:
- a CDS encoding biotin--[acetyl-CoA-carboxylase] ligase, which gives rise to MLALVDQGVAEGAWLRAGRQTGGRGRMGRAWESPEGNLYCSTLVRLRPADPLAHTLALVAANAVYALVAPLCSGQARIKWPNDILVDGAKIAGILLERAGDAIVIGIGINVTGHPVGLDRPVTSLIAQGAAGADAQALLERLATLFAHWFAIWRAQGLDPVRTHWLLNAHPTGTPMRVVQPDGSTVEGAFDTIDRQGMLILRLANGDSRAIHAGDILLI